The Novibacillus thermophilus genome segment TGAGGGGATGAAAACATTTGTTGATCAAATCCGAAAAAGCTCAGGACGACATATTGACGGCATTGCTTTAGTTGCTGGGATAGATAGTGCATCAGCACTAACCGTTAAGCTGAATTATTTTGGAACTGTCGAAGTTCTCAAGGGGCTTAGACCGCTTTTAGCGTCATCCAATCATCCTTCGGCTGTCATCGTCACTTCCTCATCTACTTTAAATAAAGGGGCTAATAGCCTGATAAAAACATGTATAAGAGGGGATGAAGAAAAAGCGGTTACAATTGCTAATCGGCTTGAACGTTTTGGTCTTGGCAGCAAAATTTATAGATCTACGAAAGCAGCCCTTAACTCAACGGTTCGTAGATGGTCAGTCGATCTAGACTGGGCAGGTTCTGGG includes the following:
- a CDS encoding SDR family oxidoreductase, which produces MKTFVDQIRKSSGRHIDGIALVAGIDSASALTVKLNYFGTVEVLKGLRPLLASSNHPSAVIVTSSSTLNKGANSLIKTCIRGDEEKAVTIANRLERFGLGSKIYRSTKAALNSTVRRWSVDLDWAGSGIVLNAVAPGVIDTEAVRKRWSTHGKLLTTSLPQPLGSPGPVTSVVGLIAFLLSSENRFITGQVIFADGGTDTQTIRQTA